A genomic region of Leptotrichia hofstadii contains the following coding sequences:
- a CDS encoding PIN domain-containing protein — protein MDQKYFTHLNNYDLRTINEKKVIFDTNVLVNLYHPEINKNNTINQNYISKIEDLLIDCKIKKIKIKIIIPIISEFYNLALNAAFEDYKISKLKDEKFTKKDYRKTPEFKISNAGIIKIINDILLHQEFEVEHYNFEYEKIENKETLLSSLDFTDLIISKYCEEKDVCLVTLDSDFRKTFRRNLKFSIISN, from the coding sequence ATGGATCAAAAATATTTTACTCATCTAAATAATTATGATTTAAGAACAATTAATGAAAAAAAAGTAATATTTGATACAAATGTTCTGGTAAACCTCTATCATCCTGAAATAAACAAAAATAATACGATAAACCAAAACTACATTTCAAAAATAGAAGATTTACTCATAGATTGTAAAATAAAAAAAATAAAAATAAAGATAATAATTCCCATTATATCAGAATTTTATAATTTAGCATTGAATGCTGCTTTTGAAGACTATAAAATAAGTAAACTTAAAGATGAAAAATTTACTAAAAAAGATTATCGAAAAACTCCTGAGTTTAAAATTTCAAACGCAGGAATAATAAAGATAATAAATGACATTCTTCTGCATCAAGAATTTGAAGTTGAGCATTATAATTTTGAATATGAAAAAATAGAAAATAAAGAAACGTTGTTATCTAGTTTGGATTTTACAGATTTAATAATAAGTAAATATTGTGAAGAAAAAGATGTTTGTTTAGTAACTTTAGATAGTGATTTTAGAAAAACTTTTAGAAGAAATTTAAAATTTAGTATAATATCTAACTGA
- a CDS encoding putative HNHc nuclease, protein MAYTEIKNSEITITLAVEKVYPGLKQQLEERLNNFPIKVIPVKKLSKAQNGLIHVLLKQFGDEIGYTLIEIKELMKEQFAVSTDRLDFSTAKCDMETANEFISFIIEQALELGINLYILGKHDKRYKHILEIDNITQRYVIACLRKRVCCICGKEHNEYSTIELHHWNSVASIGGYENCDGLKTPFMSLCTKHHQEFHATGKETFKNKYYIEGVWLNVELVKELKKIYKNHFRAFEEE, encoded by the coding sequence ATGGCTTACACGGAAATCAAAAACAGCGAGATAACAATAACATTAGCCGTAGAAAAAGTTTATCCAGGACTTAAGCAACAGCTGGAAGAGCGTCTTAATAATTTTCCAATCAAAGTTATTCCTGTAAAAAAATTGTCTAAGGCACAGAACGGACTGATACACGTTTTGTTAAAGCAGTTCGGAGATGAGATTGGGTACACTTTAATAGAGATTAAGGAACTAATGAAAGAGCAGTTTGCAGTATCCACAGATAGATTAGACTTTTCTACAGCAAAATGCGATATGGAAACAGCAAATGAATTTATTTCGTTTATCATAGAACAAGCGTTAGAACTTGGAATAAATTTATATATACTTGGAAAACACGATAAAAGATATAAACATATATTGGAAATTGACAATATAACACAAAGATACGTGATTGCCTGCTTGAGAAAAAGAGTTTGCTGTATCTGCGGAAAAGAGCATAACGAGTACAGCACAATAGAACTGCATCATTGGAATTCGGTAGCGAGCATAGGCGGATATGAAAACTGTGACGGATTAAAAACACCATTTATGAGCTTATGTACCAAGCATCATCAGGAATTCCACGCAACAGGCAAGGAAACGTTTAAGAATAAATATTATATTGAAGGGGTTTGGTTAAATGTGGAACTTGTAAAAGAGTTGAAAAAGATTTACAAAAATCATTTTAGAGCATTTGAGGAGGAATAA
- a CDS encoding AAA family ATPase — translation MKYKKFRIRNYKAIKDLTIELDNQNLVPIIGLNETGKSSILQALFAFDCFNDKQYSGEFINYDYIKNKFENKQNPIIEAEIENINKNDLIENAIGYIITQKEDYFISNSRYKDNSEFKKHQYLNFIRDKLLSFMENVFFDIKEDSLKIAREFSITQNGMYNNRYLISQLKIKEFNETISVNGYSIEELLFYIPKEEIEQLIGESILKYLPHIVYIDDFKDAIPNRIKENDDWYLYIKEIFSRNKMNVNDFLNSTLSDKGTMLEDIKYELNENLANLWDKMHENRIKEEFKTIEIDLKYEDKEFQFLINDLREKRENGRPRTVVFPVNMRSKGFQWFFNFFIKMKYNWKHISDENYGSIILLDEPGVYLHTTFQSELVKILKELSLENKIFYTTHLENMVNPKVIKINQVHIAKRKNEKVILERITKIEDNKNLGEMTPIINALKIDNFPLLHFNEKIIITEGMTDKIFLEMLKEIELLDTNIKIIPGVGVTNLSILIGLFSGITDNYTVIFDNDDEGRKFFEKYKNEYGKRESKKWILHRSKDKGKQDIVLESYYSPKIKEILEKYPNGIKTGLIEFYYSATSEEKEIFYKELKDLNRKGEDIHILINQIKSKLK, via the coding sequence ATGAAATATAAGAAATTTAGAATAAGAAATTATAAGGCGATTAAAGATCTAACAATAGAATTGGATAATCAAAATTTGGTTCCAATAATAGGTTTAAATGAAACAGGAAAGAGCTCTATCTTACAAGCATTATTTGCATTTGATTGCTTTAATGACAAGCAATATAGTGGCGAATTTATAAATTATGACTATATAAAAAATAAATTCGAAAACAAACAAAATCCTATTATCGAAGCCGAAATAGAAAATATAAATAAAAACGATTTGATAGAGAACGCAATAGGATATATAATTACACAAAAAGAAGATTATTTTATTTCTAACAGCCGATACAAAGATAATAGTGAATTTAAAAAGCATCAATATTTAAATTTTATTCGAGATAAATTATTAAGTTTTATGGAAAATGTATTTTTTGATATAAAAGAAGATAGTTTAAAAATCGCAAGAGAATTTTCAATTACTCAAAATGGTATGTACAATAATAGATATTTAATTTCACAATTAAAAATCAAGGAGTTTAATGAAACAATATCAGTAAATGGTTATTCAATCGAAGAACTTTTATTTTATATACCAAAAGAAGAAATAGAACAATTAATAGGAGAATCAATTTTAAAATATTTACCTCATATAGTATATATTGATGATTTTAAAGATGCGATTCCAAATAGAATCAAAGAAAACGATGATTGGTATTTGTACATCAAGGAAATATTTTCTAGAAATAAAATGAATGTAAATGACTTTTTGAATAGCACTTTATCAGATAAAGGGACAATGCTGGAAGATATAAAATATGAACTTAATGAAAATCTAGCCAATTTATGGGATAAAATGCATGAAAACAGAATAAAAGAAGAATTTAAAACTATAGAAATTGATTTAAAATACGAAGATAAAGAATTCCAATTTTTAATAAATGATTTGAGAGAAAAAAGAGAAAACGGAAGACCAAGAACAGTGGTATTTCCAGTAAATATGCGTTCTAAAGGATTTCAGTGGTTTTTCAATTTTTTCATTAAAATGAAATATAATTGGAAACATATAAGTGATGAAAATTATGGGAGTATAATTTTATTGGATGAGCCAGGAGTATACTTACATACAACTTTTCAGTCAGAATTAGTAAAAATATTGAAAGAATTATCGTTAGAAAACAAAATATTCTATACAACACATTTAGAAAATATGGTTAATCCAAAAGTAATAAAAATAAATCAAGTTCATATAGCAAAAAGAAAAAATGAAAAAGTGATATTAGAAAGAATCACTAAAATTGAAGACAATAAAAATTTAGGAGAAATGACACCGATAATAAATGCTCTAAAAATAGATAATTTTCCATTATTACATTTTAATGAAAAAATTATAATAACAGAAGGAATGACAGATAAAATATTTCTAGAGATGCTAAAGGAAATTGAATTGCTGGATACAAATATAAAGATTATTCCTGGTGTAGGAGTTACAAATCTTAGTATTTTAATAGGTTTATTTAGCGGAATTACAGATAATTATACTGTAATTTTTGATAATGATGATGAAGGAAGAAAATTTTTTGAAAAATATAAAAATGAATATGGTAAAAGAGAAAGTAAAAAATGGATATTACATCGGTCAAAGGATAAGGGAAAACAAGATATTGTATTGGAGAGTTATTATAGTCCTAAAATAAAAGAAATTTTAGAGAAATATCCGAATGGAATAAAAACAGGATTAATAGAGTTTTATTATTCTGCAACATCCGAAGAAAAAGAAATATTTTATAAAGAATTAAAAGATTTAAATAGAAAGGGAGAGGATATTCATATTCTTATAAATCAAATAAAATCAAAATTGAAGTAA
- a CDS encoding RusA family crossover junction endodeoxyribonuclease, with amino-acid sequence MWLYFKTRAKRDIDNYNKAILDSLKGIVIEDDELIDDLAVHKIKGYGKDKVYIEILERGN; translated from the coding sequence ATATGGCTATATTTTAAAACTAGAGCCAAAAGGGATATAGACAATTACAACAAGGCTATTTTAGACAGTCTTAAAGGAATTGTGATTGAGGATGACGAACTTATAGACGATTTGGCTGTGCACAAAATAAAAGGGTATGGCAAAGATAAGGTTTATATCGAAATTTTAGAGAGAGGGAATTAG
- a CDS encoding conserved phage C-terminal domain-containing protein, with amino-acid sequence MRFSTYLNNAKCMEWKINAQQGILFALLYEAPAWAKEEIIENKTYYFVSRNLILEELPMFFEKSDTVYRNLKVLQEKGLIEYIKQGKKDLIRITAKGKTWNEFKDNNSEKSPSSEQNSEKNPNNLGKKFDKEPKNSEKNPTNNNTIYNYNNTNILNNIYSQVINYLNKKANSKFKTTSKDNQKHIKARINEGYGFDDFKKVVDNMCSAWKNTEFENYLRPSTLFGVKFENYLNWKKTGGNNNGNTARNKRFNTGENSKHTKRPDRTNDGNGWN; translated from the coding sequence ATGAGATTCTCGACATATTTAAACAATGCCAAATGTATGGAGTGGAAAATAAATGCACAGCAAGGAATATTATTTGCTTTGTTGTATGAAGCTCCAGCCTGGGCAAAAGAAGAAATAATTGAAAATAAAACTTATTATTTTGTATCAAGAAATTTGATACTTGAAGAATTGCCGATGTTTTTTGAAAAATCTGATACTGTATACAGAAATTTAAAAGTATTGCAGGAAAAAGGGCTTATTGAATATATAAAGCAAGGCAAAAAAGATTTAATAAGAATTACCGCAAAAGGTAAAACTTGGAACGAGTTTAAAGATAATAACTCGGAGAAAAGTCCGAGTTCTGAACAAAATTCGGAAAAAAATCCGAATAATCTCGGAAAAAAATTCGACAAAGAGCCAAAAAACTCGGAAAAAAATCCGACAAATAATAATACTATATATAATTATAATAATACTAATATATTAAATAATATATATAGTCAGGTTATTAATTATTTGAATAAAAAAGCGAACAGCAAATTCAAAACAACAAGCAAAGATAATCAAAAACATATAAAAGCTCGTATAAACGAAGGATATGGTTTTGATGACTTCAAAAAAGTTGTAGACAATATGTGTTCAGCTTGGAAAAATACAGAATTCGAGAATTATTTAAGACCAAGCACCTTATTTGGTGTTAAATTTGAAAATTATTTAAACTGGAAAAAAACGGGAGGAAATAACAATGGCAACACCGCAAGAAATAAAAGATTTAATACAGGAGAAAATAGCAAACACACAAAAAGACCAGACAGAACCAACGATGGAAACGGATGGAATTAG
- a CDS encoding DnaA ATPase domain-containing protein, translated as MATPQEIKDLIQEKIANTQKDQTEPTMETDGIRVERVSFKKIDRENKIREYQNLSSQMMFYDDYKCDFKTSYIKNETEKEYKKSFEKFCENFEKFRYEGFGIYMSGEVGTGKSHYTNCIYNELKDKYIVYKTSLQTLFDEIIEKFGEKTATSFLRERLGKAEIIILEDLGNEFMKDWAKQNMFFIFNFLFNARKSVIINTNLSDDQASDFFRIMGTDKLFSRLKSKCKYYKFDWEDRRIGMYKDEIDKWY; from the coding sequence ATGGCAACACCGCAAGAAATAAAAGATTTAATACAGGAGAAAATAGCAAACACACAAAAAGACCAGACAGAACCAACGATGGAAACGGATGGAATTAGGGTAGAGAGAGTAAGTTTTAAGAAAATAGACAGGGAAAACAAAATAAGGGAATATCAAAATTTATCAAGCCAAATGATGTTTTATGATGATTACAAGTGCGATTTCAAAACTTCATACATAAAAAACGAAACCGAGAAAGAATACAAAAAATCTTTTGAGAAATTTTGCGAAAATTTTGAAAAATTTAGATATGAAGGCTTTGGAATTTATATGTCTGGAGAAGTGGGGACAGGTAAGAGCCATTACACAAATTGCATTTATAACGAGCTGAAGGACAAATATATTGTGTACAAGACAAGTTTGCAGACTTTATTTGACGAAATAATTGAAAAGTTTGGAGAGAAGACGGCTACAAGTTTTTTAAGGGAAAGATTAGGCAAAGCTGAAATAATCATTTTGGAAGATTTAGGAAACGAATTTATGAAAGACTGGGCAAAGCAAAATATGTTTTTCATATTTAATTTTCTATTCAATGCTAGAAAATCAGTAATTATAAATACAAACTTGTCAGACGATCAAGCAAGTGATTTTTTCAGAATAATGGGGACAGATAAGCTGTTTTCAAGGCTCAAGAGTAAGTGTAAATACTACAAATTTGACTGGGAGGACAGAAGAATAGGAATGTATAAGGATGAAATAGATAAATGGTATTAG
- a CDS encoding phage portal protein, whose translation MNLIDNLVAVFNPQKGVERFKARRKLEILNTGYSNHGASTTKKAMIGWQSTAGGVKKDIYKNRKKLIERSRDLYMGTSVATGALKTINTNVVGSGLKLKAAIDSETIGISDDEAAKVEEMIEKEFELWSKDKIDNLGTMNFYQVQELVFLTVLLNGECFIKLNYFETPKNPYSLKLEILEPDRIYTPNNMISDKSVVEGVKIDKNGRVEGYYVSSEHPLDATGAVTEKFIKVYGSENQKNIIHLLFTERPEQVRGIPILSPVIENLKQLGNYTEAELMAAVISGLYAIFIESEADSPSGADVGELEAVENDLLVDSEDETTIELAPGMIASLNPGEKAKATNPGRPNAQFDPFVTSILRQIGSALEVPYELLIKHFTASYSASRAALLEAWKMFRKRREWFSENFTQPIYEEWLNEAYLLGRVELKNYGTDFLIDKAWCGSQWNGPSQGQIDPLKEANAAVIRINNGLSTRTRETAELNGGDFEQNVRILAKENKLLKEKGVVINAETTKILESSEE comes from the coding sequence ATGAATTTAATTGACAATTTAGTGGCAGTATTTAATCCGCAAAAAGGAGTAGAAAGATTTAAAGCAAGAAGAAAACTGGAAATTTTAAATACAGGATATTCCAATCACGGAGCTTCAACTACTAAAAAAGCAATGATAGGTTGGCAAAGTACTGCGGGCGGTGTAAAAAAAGATATTTATAAAAATCGTAAGAAATTGATTGAGCGTTCAAGAGATTTATATATGGGAACTTCTGTTGCAACTGGAGCATTGAAAACCATTAACACAAATGTTGTGGGAAGTGGTTTGAAATTAAAAGCGGCTATTGATAGTGAAACAATAGGGATAAGTGATGATGAAGCGGCTAAGGTAGAAGAAATGATTGAAAAAGAATTTGAACTTTGGTCGAAAGATAAGATTGATAATTTAGGAACTATGAATTTTTATCAAGTTCAAGAACTTGTATTTTTGACAGTGCTACTAAATGGAGAATGCTTTATAAAATTAAATTATTTTGAAACACCTAAAAATCCGTATAGTTTGAAGTTAGAAATTTTAGAGCCTGATAGAATTTATACTCCTAATAATATGATTTCGGATAAAAGTGTAGTTGAAGGAGTAAAGATAGATAAAAATGGAAGAGTTGAAGGTTATTATGTTTCATCTGAACATCCATTGGACGCAACTGGTGCAGTAACAGAAAAATTTATTAAAGTTTATGGAAGTGAGAATCAAAAAAACATAATCCATCTTCTTTTTACCGAAAGACCTGAACAAGTAAGAGGAATCCCAATATTGTCACCAGTTATCGAAAATTTAAAACAGCTTGGAAATTATACTGAAGCAGAATTAATGGCTGCTGTTATAAGTGGATTGTATGCAATTTTTATTGAAAGTGAAGCTGATAGTCCGAGCGGGGCTGATGTCGGAGAACTTGAAGCGGTTGAAAATGATTTGCTGGTAGATTCAGAAGATGAAACCACTATAGAACTTGCACCAGGAATGATTGCTTCACTTAATCCAGGAGAAAAAGCAAAAGCCACTAATCCAGGAAGACCGAATGCGCAATTTGACCCATTTGTAACGAGTATTTTAAGACAAATAGGGAGTGCTTTAGAAGTTCCGTATGAACTTTTGATTAAGCATTTCACGGCGAGTTATTCAGCAAGTCGTGCGGCACTTTTGGAAGCATGGAAAATGTTCAGAAAAAGACGAGAGTGGTTTTCTGAAAACTTTACTCAACCAATTTATGAAGAATGGTTAAATGAAGCTTATTTATTAGGGAGAGTAGAACTTAAAAACTATGGAACTGATTTCCTTATAGATAAAGCTTGGTGTGGGTCACAATGGAATGGACCTTCGCAAGGGCAAATTGACCCATTAAAAGAGGCTAATGCTGCTGTTATAAGAATTAATAATGGATTATCAACTAGAACTAGAGAAACGGCAGAGCTAAATGGTGGAGATTTTGAACAAAATGTAAGAATTTTAGCAAAAGAAAATAAATTATTAAAAGAGAAAGGAGTGGTAATAAATGCCGAAACAACTAAAATTTTGGAATCTAGTGAAGAATGA
- a CDS encoding nucleoside triphosphate pyrophosphohydrolase family protein yields the protein MVNAEIINLRKMDMRYLEKMKKLVKEFYVAFGQEKYLNKEVYREISVERMKLRNKLFDEELKEFLEAETDVEKLDAICDMYYIAIGTTLELGIYGNQFFVIDYYKQRTWFNDELIMEAFEEVHRSNMSKLENGKAIFREDGKILKGKNYFRPNLKKFIE from the coding sequence ATGGTAAATGCAGAAATAATAAATTTAAGAAAAATGGATATGAGGTATTTAGAAAAAATGAAAAAACTTGTTAAGGAGTTCTATGTGGCTTTTGGACAAGAAAAATATCTGAACAAAGAAGTATATAGAGAGATAAGCGTTGAACGGATGAAACTAAGAAATAAATTATTTGATGAAGAACTAAAGGAATTTTTGGAAGCTGAAACAGATGTGGAGAAATTAGATGCTATTTGTGATATGTATTACATAGCGATAGGCACAACGCTTGAACTAGGAATATACGGTAATCAGTTTTTTGTAATTGATTATTACAAACAAAGAACTTGGTTTAACGATGAATTAATTATGGAAGCATTTGAAGAAGTTCACAGAAGCAATATGTCAAAACTTGAAAATGGGAAAGCAATTTTCAGGGAAGATGGGAAAATATTGAAAGGGAAAAATTATTTTAGACCGAATTTAAAAAAATTTATTGAATAA
- a CDS encoding DUF6148 family protein — protein MGKSNYSREYILEMIVEYGKAERAVLTGKSYKIGTRELTRMGIDEIRKGRAYWENELQKLNSIGKRRVRRGVPRNL, from the coding sequence ATGGGAAAATCGAATTATTCAAGAGAATATATTTTAGAAATGATAGTTGAATATGGTAAAGCTGAACGAGCAGTTTTAACAGGAAAAAGCTATAAAATTGGGACAAGAGAACTTACTCGAATGGGAATAGATGAAATAAGAAAAGGGAGAGCTTATTGGGAAAATGAATTACAAAAATTAAATAGTATTGGAAAAAGAAGAGTGAGAAGAGGAGTTCCTAGAAATCTTTAA
- a CDS encoding Rha family transcriptional regulator: MNELMNVESRNTLTSLEVAEITGKRHDNVLSDIRDEIDKLGVERGLLIFQESYYINSQNKQQPMFLLNYKGVLQLGARYNAETRFRLIEKIEQLQKPMTIEDMIILQANEMKSVKHRIDIVENKVDNEIRIDHTEQRKLQKAVSIRVYQRLDVIDADRNLMFPAIYRDLKDRFGVASYRDIKRKDLTEALAYVQNWIEKAELRN, translated from the coding sequence ATGAATGAATTGATGAATGTAGAAAGCAGAAACACATTGACAAGTTTGGAAGTGGCGGAGATAACAGGAAAAAGGCATGATAATGTTTTATCCGATATTAGAGATGAAATCGATAAACTAGGAGTAGAGAGAGGACTCCTAATTTTTCAGGAGTCCTATTATATAAATTCACAAAACAAGCAACAGCCAATGTTTCTTTTGAATTACAAAGGAGTTTTACAACTTGGGGCAAGATATAATGCTGAAACAAGATTTAGGCTTATTGAAAAGATTGAACAGCTTCAAAAACCAATGACAATAGAAGATATGATCATATTGCAGGCAAATGAAATGAAGAGTGTCAAGCATAGAATTGACATCGTGGAAAACAAAGTTGACAACGAGATAAGGATAGACCATACGGAACAAAGAAAATTACAAAAAGCAGTTTCGATAAGAGTTTATCAAAGGCTGGATGTGATAGATGCTGACAGAAATTTAATGTTTCCTGCAATTTACAGAGATTTAAAGGACAGGTTTGGAGTTGCAAGCTACCGTGATATTAAGAGAAAAGACTTAACTGAAGCACTGGCATACGTACAGAACTGGATAGAAAAAGCGGAATTAAGGAATTGA
- a CDS encoding phage terminase large subunit family protein: MKKESMADLKRANDLFKKIFSVLKPPPKLTIDTWSDKYRILSTKTSSEPGRWNTDRVPFQREVMRAISDKRTEKVVMMYGAQLSKTEILMNTFGFYADYDPAPIMFLMPTKDMAQDFSSTRLNDMILSTPQLRNKIIESDNSRDTKRQKEFAGGYIVLTGSNSAAELSSRPIRILLADEIDRFPSNVKGEGDPLNLAIERTKTFWNKKIVLTSTPTIKGGSRVELEYENSTKEEYYVPCPKCGEMQTLKWRNIMFEDVTHKCEKCLETSSEYDWKRNLIKGEWRAHNSEVDRFQVRGFHISELYSPFSKWSSIINKFKAAKGDEQLMKVFVNTALGECWEEKVERFNFEEIQARAEDYGEYLNHEDGTYEEVEIPDKVNVLTAGVDVQDNRLEVEIVGWAKGEESWGIYYKVIMGNPALPYVWNELDQILLKDYSYQNGEKIRVACACVDTGGHHTDDVYRYVKAREQLNIFGIKGSGETGRPLISRPSKNNKGGISLFVLGVNTGKDTIMSNLKVKEPGAKYMHYPSNPKRGYDEIYFKGLTSEIKVVTFSKGQAKIEWKTVGDKRNEPLDIRNYAQAALRIANPDLDIRYSTDLLNGLRTQRVSRKRKILSKGIK; encoded by the coding sequence ATGAAAAAAGAAAGCATGGCAGACCTAAAAAGAGCCAATGATTTATTTAAAAAGATTTTTTCAGTACTTAAACCTCCGCCAAAACTTACAATTGACACTTGGTCTGACAAATATAGGATTTTATCAACTAAGACTTCTAGCGAACCAGGACGGTGGAATACTGATAGAGTTCCATTTCAAAGAGAGGTAATGAGAGCGATATCAGATAAAAGGACTGAGAAGGTTGTAATGATGTATGGAGCTCAACTATCTAAAACTGAAATACTTATGAATACATTTGGGTTTTATGCTGATTATGATCCAGCTCCAATCATGTTTTTAATGCCTACCAAAGATATGGCTCAAGATTTTTCAAGCACTAGGCTTAACGATATGATTTTGAGTACTCCACAACTTAGAAACAAAATAATTGAGAGCGATAATTCAAGGGATACTAAAAGGCAAAAGGAATTTGCTGGGGGTTATATAGTTTTGACTGGAAGTAATTCTGCGGCGGAATTGTCAAGTAGACCGATTAGGATTTTATTAGCTGATGAAATTGATAGATTTCCGTCTAATGTAAAAGGCGAAGGTGATCCACTTAATCTAGCAATTGAAAGGACCAAAACATTTTGGAATAAAAAAATTGTGCTTACAAGTACGCCAACCATTAAAGGTGGAAGTAGAGTAGAACTGGAATACGAGAACAGCACAAAAGAAGAGTATTATGTGCCTTGTCCAAAATGTGGAGAAATGCAAACGTTAAAGTGGAGAAATATCATGTTTGAAGATGTGACACACAAATGTGAAAAATGTTTGGAAACTTCTAGTGAGTACGATTGGAAAAGAAATCTTATCAAAGGAGAATGGAGAGCACATAATAGTGAAGTTGACAGGTTTCAAGTAAGAGGATTTCATATTTCGGAACTTTATAGTCCGTTTTCTAAATGGAGTAGCATTATTAATAAATTTAAAGCGGCAAAAGGTGATGAACAGCTTATGAAAGTATTTGTTAATACAGCTCTTGGGGAATGCTGGGAAGAAAAAGTTGAAAGATTTAACTTTGAGGAAATACAAGCGAGAGCTGAAGATTACGGCGAATACTTGAATCATGAAGATGGAACTTATGAGGAAGTAGAAATTCCTGACAAAGTCAATGTGCTTACAGCTGGTGTCGATGTTCAAGACAATAGACTTGAGGTTGAAATCGTTGGATGGGCAAAAGGTGAAGAAAGCTGGGGTATTTATTATAAAGTTATTATGGGAAATCCTGCTTTGCCTTATGTTTGGAATGAATTAGACCAAATTTTATTGAAAGATTATTCTTATCAGAACGGAGAAAAAATAAGGGTTGCTTGTGCTTGTGTTGATACAGGTGGGCATCATACTGATGACGTTTATAGGTATGTGAAAGCAAGGGAACAACTAAATATATTTGGTATAAAAGGAAGTGGAGAAACTGGGAGACCTCTTATTTCGCGTCCTAGTAAGAACAATAAAGGAGGAATTTCCTTATTTGTCTTGGGAGTTAATACTGGGAAAGATACAATAATGAGTAATCTTAAAGTAAAAGAACCAGGAGCTAAATATATGCATTATCCAAGCAATCCTAAGCGTGGATATGATGAAATTTATTTTAAAGGACTTACGTCCGAAATAAAAGTTGTTACATTTAGCAAAGGACAAGCTAAAATCGAGTGGAAAACAGTAGGAGATAAAAGAAATGAACCGCTCGATATTCGTAATTATGCACAAGCTGCATTAAGAATTGCTAATCCAGATTTAGACATTAGGTACTCAACCGATTTGTTAAATGGATTAAGAACACAGAGAGTTAGTAGAAAAAGAAAAATACTGTCGAAAGGAATTAAGTAA
- a CDS encoding DUF4352 domain-containing protein: MKKILLVLTMMLFVFSCGTPQAQKDLESVLKALQTGDAKKIKELNPNSEMSANDETVKIFLSGYKKMSYKIKKTKVEGDKAIVNLDIKAPDLSSYFPEFMQQGMALAFSNFGKSEEEMKKLGEEFTTKYFEEKLKSKDLKFNEKNMDVVLKKNGKNWQVYGQDEKNKEFFEVLTFGFSKLAENTNGASEQKQPTKYFKKGERGVIENTAQTVTDVKVVEKGEYSQPKEGNEYIVIKLTKENVSKNIVPGAISEHYQIETKDKKLIKPDVSVVEFGEFNFDDIPVGNKIDQTIVFEVPKGQAGTFNIIENGHKLAVYDIGL, from the coding sequence ATGAAAAAGATATTATTGGTTTTGACGATGATGTTATTTGTATTCAGTTGTGGAACACCGCAAGCACAGAAAGATTTAGAAAGTGTATTAAAGGCACTTCAAACTGGAGATGCAAAAAAAATAAAGGAGTTGAATCCTAATTCGGAAATGTCGGCAAACGATGAAACTGTAAAAATTTTCTTAAGCGGATACAAAAAAATGAGTTACAAAATCAAGAAAACAAAAGTGGAAGGAGACAAAGCAATTGTAAATCTTGATATAAAAGCTCCTGATCTGAGTTCTTATTTTCCAGAATTTATGCAACAAGGAATGGCATTAGCTTTTTCAAATTTTGGAAAAAGTGAAGAAGAAATGAAAAAACTTGGAGAAGAATTTACAACAAAATATTTTGAGGAAAAATTAAAGTCAAAAGATTTGAAGTTTAATGAGAAAAATATGGATGTTGTGTTGAAAAAGAATGGTAAAAATTGGCAAGTTTATGGACAAGACGAAAAAAATAAAGAATTTTTTGAAGTGCTTACTTTTGGTTTTTCAAAATTAGCAGAAAATACAAATGGAGCTTCCGAACAAAAGCAACCTACCAAGTATTTTAAAAAAGGTGAAAGAGGCGTAATTGAAAATACGGCACAAACTGTAACAGATGTTAAAGTTGTAGAAAAAGGAGAGTATTCACAACCTAAAGAAGGGAATGAATACATAGTTATAAAACTTACTAAAGAAAATGTTTCAAAAAATATAGTGCCAGGTGCAATATCAGAACATTACCAAATTGAAACTAAGGATAAAAAACTAATTAAACCAGACGTAAGTGTTGTTGAATTTGGAGAATTTAATTTTGATGATATACCAGTTGGAAACAAAATTGACCAGACAATTGTCTTTGAAGTTCCAAAAGGGCAAGCAGGAACTTTTAACATAATAGAAAACGGACATAAACTGGCTGTATATGATATAGGATTATAA